A genomic window from Silene latifolia isolate original U9 population chromosome Y, ASM4854445v1, whole genome shotgun sequence includes:
- the LOC141626886 gene encoding pectinesterase QRT1-like, with amino-acid sequence MLLKSTLFLCFLPMVFEFVFGQNNTDVSSSSSNAGVSVRDYHYITWDDMKVDDSTESVSKTEIKGKENWNVSGIIVVDQSGKTGNSVTVQAAVDLVPFGNSKRVKIVILPGIYRERVVVPSSKPYISFIGMPNQSANTVITWNSKASDRTSNGEELGTFGSATITIFSDYFCASEITFQNTVVAIPGWLGMQAVALRVSAEKAVFYKVNILGSQDTLLDESGSHYFYQCLIQGSIDFIFGNAKSLYQYTTLRSIANQSGAIAAHHRNSPNEDTGFSFLNCSITGSGKIYLGRAWGPYSRAIYSYCDIDDIIAPEGWSDWGVPERQKTAVFGEFQCRGKGSNASGRVRWARSFRTDDARPFLDMEFIDGNKWLRL; translated from the exons ATGTTGCTGAAATCTACACTGTTCCTCTGTTTTTTGCCCATGGTGTTTGAGTTTGTATTTGGTCAGAATAACACTGAtgttagtagtagtagtagtaatgcaGGTGTGAGTGTTAGAGATTATCATTACATTACTTGGGATGATATGAAGGTTGATGATTCGACGGAATCGGTGTCGAAAACGGAGATAAAAGGGAAGGAGAATTGGAATGTGAGTGGGATTATAGTGGTTGATCAAAGTGGTAAAACTGGGAATTCAGTAACTGTTCAAGCTGCTGTTGATTTAGTTCCTTTTGGGAATTCTAAGAGAGTTAAGATTGTTATTCTTCCTGGAATTTACCG GGAAAGAGTAGTTGTACCAAGTTCTAAGCCATACATTTCCTTCATAGGGATGCCAAATCAATCAGCTAATACTGTAATCACCTGGAACAGCAAAGCCTCTGACAGGACTAGCAATGGTGAAGAGCTCGGAACTTTTGGATCCGCCACTATCACTATTTTCTCCGATTATTTCTGTGCTTCTGAGATTACATTTCAG AACACGGTGGTAGCAATCCCGGGTTGGTTGGGAATGCAAGCAGTGGCACTGAGAGTGTCAGCAGAAAAGGCGGTATTCTACAAAGTGAACATTCTTGGTTCTCAAGACACACTATTAGATGAGAGTGGATCACATTACTTTTACCAGTGCCTCATTCAGGGATCCATTGACTTCATTTTTGGCAATGCAAAATCATTGTATCAG TATACGACTCTTCGTTCAATTGCAAATCAGTCAGGAGCAATTGCAGCTCATCACCGGAATTCACCTAATGAAGATACCGGGTTTTCATTTCTCAACTGTTCGATAACTGGAAGTGGGAAAATCTACCTTGGAAGAGCCTGGGGACCTTACTCAAGAGCAATATATTCTTACTGTGATATTGATGATATCATCGCACCTGAAGGTTGGAGTGACTGGGGCGTCCCAGAGCGACAAAA GACTGCAGTGTTTGGAGAATTCCAGTGTAGAGGAAAGGGTTCAAATGCATCAGGGAGGGTACGCTGGGCGAGGTCATTCAGGACCGACGATGCCAGGCCGTTTCTAGATATGGAGTTCATTGATGGAAATAAATGGCTGAGACTGTAG
- the LOC141627262 gene encoding uncharacterized protein LOC141627262 has product MRTYTFTFFQADAVKNGLDAKNKLGFVEGIVKKPVVNEGDTETLEAVAWRQCNTMVKAWLRSVIDTKLHPSITFSGTVTEIWKELQERYASENAPRVHQLKGDLNDCKQEKNQSVVEYYTKLKSIWDELANYSRVPECTCGAAAALTKEREEEKVHQFLMGLDNVLYGHIRSNLLMEDDITCLSRAYALILREERHRAITKSKEEAMEMAMATKTINSGGQGRGANTSKDQADTDPLQCTHCKKYYHTEENFWDKHGYQPRGRGRGRRGGRGYGRGGRGRGNTFQVANAASTSEVEQQKSNLTAEEIERVRSLLNTKPGSNTNNSGPIYEDEDWTG; this is encoded by the exons ATGAGGACTTATACTTTCACTTTTTTCCAG GCTGACGCAGTGAAGAATGGCCTCGACGCCAAGAACAAATTGGGGTTCGTCGAGGGAATAGTGAAGAAACCGGTTGTCAATGAAGGAGACACCGAGACTCTTGAAGCCGTAGCCTGGAGACAATGTAACACGATGGTAAAAGCGTGGTTGCGAAGCGTCATCGACACAAAGCTTCATCCTAGTATCACCTTTTCAGGCACGGTTACAGAGATTTGGAAGGAATTGCAGGAGCGCTATGCATCTGAAAACGCACCACGTGTGCATCAACTCAAAGGCGATCTAAACGATTGCAAACAAGAAAAGAATCAGTCGGTTGTGGAATATTATACAAAGCTAAAGTCAATTTGGGACGAATTGGCAAATTACAGTCGCGTTCCAGAATGCACTTGCGGGGCAGCAGCGGCTTTGACAAAAGAACGTGAGGAAGAGAAAGTGCACCAATTTCTAATGGGGCTCGACAACGTTCTCTATGGGCACATCCGTTCAAACCTGTTGATGGAAGATGACATAACCTGTTTAAGCAGAGCCTATGCTCTCATTCTCCGAGAAGAAAGACATAGGGCAATAACGAAATCTAAGGAGGAAGCAATGGAGATGGCAATGGCTACAAAAACCATCAACAGTGGAGGACAAGGACGCGGGGCCAATACTAGCAAAGACCAGGCAGACACGGACCCACTGCAATGCACACACTGTAAGAAATATTATCATACGGAAGAAAATTTTTGGGACAAGCATGGGTACCAGCCTAGAGGTCGAGGCCGCGGACGCCGTGGAGGACGAGGTTATGGAAGAGGAGGTCGAGGCCGTGGTAACACTTTCCAGGTGGCTAATGCTGCATCAACAAGCGAGGTGGAACAACAAAAGAGTAACCTGACCGCAGAGGAAATAGAACGAGTTCGAAGTTTGTTGAATACAAAGCCAGGAAGTAATACAAATAATTCAG GACCAATCTACGAGGATGaagattggacggggtga